The sequence CAAGGCGATGATAAATCATTGTGTGCATGATATAAACGAGTGTGCTCATACTATTGCTCGTTTAGTTCTTTGGGTCAGGAGTCATGGGTGTGGCATGATAAACCCCCTGATTTCCTTATTCCTCTTATTGTTAAGGATATGATTATTAATTAAATAAAGTCACCCAAGTTCAAAAAAGTTACTCGATCTTTTTGAAACCTAGTCACTTTTAGTCTAGCTATTGGATTTGCCTATGACAAATGCTATTTTGTTCTTTTCAATTTAGTATTAAGTCAAGCTTTTACAATTGTTTTTTACGAGCTCCAACACTCAAGGACGAGCTATGCCAATAAGCACTCACAAAAAGGATGCATTAAACCCTTTAACAGTCGCGGTAAGGGCGCCTCCTCGCCTATGCCACGTAGATTTTACTGTGCcgaaggaaaaaatagaaaatgcGGCTCCTCTCGTCGATCCCTGCTCTCATACGCAAACGCAAGTCTTCTCTCTTCTCTCCCCCcgcggctcgccgccgccgccatcaccactCACGACGGCCGATTCCGGCGAGCACCGGGGGCGGGTGGCAGATCAACGATCTCCCCACGCCCCGCTCCTTCCTCCCATCCCTCCAGATCCAACGGCGCCGAAGCCGAGGCCGAGGGTGGAGGCGACacctcgtcctcatcctcctcgtcctccgccgCCGTCTCCTCCTCCTCTAGTGCCCCTCCAGCGGCCGCAACAGCAGCCTCGCCGGCGGcgatgaggacgaggacggcgtCGACGACGGGGGCGGCGGGGAGTACGAACTCGTTCGGCGTCGTGCCCGTCAGGCCCGCCGCCGGGTACGGGGaccaggaggaagaggaggcgagAGATTTGTTCGACTCCGACAACGAGGAGTACGTCAAGACCCTCCGCGTAGCAACTACCTAATTCCAGGTCCGCCTCTCACTACTGAATTAGCCGCTAGATTCTCCTAGGCCAAGTTATCTCCTCAGTATTTGGTGAGCAGAATTTCTTAGGAGATTGCTACATAACCCTACCCAGTTTctgtatgattggctggttttgtTGATCGTGGGGCTCTGGGAGCTGCAGTGAACATTTGGTCTGTGGCAGAATTAACCTTCTCACTTGAGTACACGTTGAACTCTTCATGCTGCAGACTTGTGTTTGAATTATTGTTCCAAATTTCAGCAGTGTATGTCAGGCTAAGTAGAGCATAATGTTGGATGAAATTCTCTGCTAGCATCTTCCGGTTCTTGCTTGATTTTGAAGAGTCAGAGAGACTTTGAGTTACAAAAGCATTAAGCAGAACTACTGAAGAGAGTATAAGAACGAACCATGAAACCATATATATAATTGGGTGGCTGTGAGTTGGAAAGATACATTCGCTATCTTCATTTCCTTTTTTGGTTGAAACTTGTTCAGCGCGGGATGCGACAACGCATTTGGCCGGAGGAGAACGTGGCAGCGGCATCTCCTGGCGATGGCGGTGGGCAGGCAATGCTTCAAGGCGACGGGCTGAGGCGGCGGTGCAGGGATCCGctcgatctgctgttgctgctgaggGCGGACGGGGGAGCCGGGTCGAGGTGGCAGGTTCATCCATGATGCCAACGTAAATTTCTCTGAATCCTTCTCCCCCTTGCCCCTGATCTCTATCACTCTTTCTCTTTCTGCCCATCTATGCAGTATTGTGTAAGTGTTGTGGTTCCTTTCTTATTTTTTTGAATGACCTCTGATCCTCAAGGGAGCGAGACCAACGGGGAAAGGAACAGGGCGTGGCCCCACATGGTGGCTTGCCGTCTGCTTCACTGTTTCATACCTTTCTCTGTACAATTTCTTCAGCTTCAGAAACTATGTACAAGTCTCTACATCTATTCTTCAAATTTTCAGATCCACCGCCCCTTCTAGCTCTCTACACTGTACCCTGAACCGTTACTGATGTGCACTTTGTTCAGTTTATTTTTAGAAGGGATTTGAGATGGTGCCCGACATTATAGTAAGTTCAAGACTGTTGCTGAATGAGCGGTGTGTGCAACCAGACCTCCGTCCACTTGTTTCTATGTTTGAATATTCACCGGTTCTTGAGAATCTGACGCTTCAATTGCGCAAGGTATATCTTTTCTAAAAGGATAGTCGTGGAGTTGCTGTAGTGTTAAGGTTTCATGAATGATTGATGAAATATTTTTTCAGTCACAAATTAGAATGTTGTGCTAAAAACATAATCCCTGTACTGAACATGTGGCCGTTAATTTATAATCTATGCAGTTACAACTAAGCCTAACTCATCTGGTTCCTGTAAGTTGTCGCTGGTGTGATTCCCTTGGCATTGCATACAGCTTTCCGTTGGCACGAATCTAATGTAAATCTTTCCGGTGGCACTTGGAGATTCAAAGATACACATGTGGCCACTCCAAAGAGTAGAAATAATGGTACATAATGATCCATGAACTTGCAAGCTATATATTTCATTGGTTCatggatcattaggaggcacataATGGTAGAAATAATTAGCTTGCAAGTTCTATATTGCCAGAGGAGTCATAATTCGTGTAGGGTAGCAAAGCCATACATGATAAGCAAGGGGAACATGCAACATACGTAGCTGAGCGTGTCAACACTGCATACAACAGCTCTATCCAGCAAATTTTCTTATGATTTTGCTTTATTCTATTGATCAGATTTGCCAAGTCATTTTTCCTTCGAGGTATTTAGCATTGCCGAATTTATATATTTACCTAAATTTAATCTTGACCCAATTTGCTCTGGTCAATACATGCATGATGCCTTTTCTTTTCTATAAACTGGATGTAGGGTTAGTTTACTATGCCGATCCGAGCCAGCATCAGGCGCGCCAAGCTCGCCGTCCACATGCCTCCTCTTCGTCTGCAGCCGCAGTGCCAAATCGCTCCCCATCCGAGCAGGTAGCACCCAGTTCCCACCTTGTAACCGTTCGCTTTTATTCTGTCCGTGTTTCCGTCCTCTCATCTTTGCCGGTGGGTCAGGCCTCGGTTGCTATTGTTTGATTCTGTTGGTCAAAACTATTTCATAGGCACTTCTATTACTTTGGGTTAGTATATATGCTAGAGGTTTAGGGTACCTTTTACGAAGGTTATATTATTTTAGGTTTTGGCGAAAGACAAAAATATATAATATTTAATTAAAGCttagttcatcactgaaataaTTATGAATATCAATCCAGTAAAGGTATGATGTACTCATGACTTTTCTTCTTTATGTTTGGTCTTCAAGATATGTATGCCACCATGTAAAATATTTATCTAATAACTTCTCTATTGTCGTGCAACTATATCTTAACTTCTTGATAATGCAGTAGATGAGGTTTGTAATATCTTCTAACATCTTCTATGAACTAGATAGTCACTAATTTAAACTGTGTGATAATACCCAAATGTCTGAAACACTGAGTATTCTGTTGTAAGCTGAAAATTTGAAATTTCACATTCCTGTTTCTGGAAAAACCATGCTATACTGCTATCTAACACAATGCTCTGTTGATCGATGTTTTAGTAACTTCGTGTATTATACTCTGTTGACGAAAAACCATGCTAAACCCTAAAAAACATGCTATACTACTACTACATTTATTTATTTTGTTGTATTCGTGTATTGTAACACAATGCTTTGTTGATCAGCATGTTAATAATTTCGCTTCCTAACATATGCCTCATCACTAATGACGGCGACATGGAACAACACTTCTCTGATGTTAGTACTGTAAAGTAGAGAAATTCATTTGCAAGCATGTGCCGTCGCAAATTTGGTGGGTACATTAGACATTAACAATTTGTATGACCTCACATTCGTCGGTGCTAATATTTTATGAATAAACATGAGTGTAAAGGTGGTTAAGAATTCTGATGGATAGTGATGGGGAGATATTTACCGAGGTTGCTAGGCGGGAGGACTTCCCTTTTCTGCAAGGACTTCTCTAGGTGGGTCGTTCTGATTTCATAAGATTGAAAGAACTGGACATTGAGCTAATTAGTCATGTGATTGGGCACTGAAAATGTTTCTCATATTAGTTTGTTAATATGCTTTTACTTGTTGCAGTTTAGAAATTTGTGTTTGTCTTGAGTAATTTTCTGCTCTGCTTACGTTAAGATTTTGTCTGGAAAATTTATGCAGCTCTTTGTTTGCACTTTAGATGACTGTGCGTGAAGCACTGAGTTGCGCCCTTGATGAGATGTCTGGCAATGCTTCTGTTTTCTTAATGGGAGAAGAGGTACCACGATACCACCTGGAAGACTAAGTAGTAATATATTTTTCTTTCCTTTATTTGTGCCTCTAAATACTTGTTATTTCTCTGACAGGGTGGTTTGAATAAAAACTACTTCTCAGTTTCCATGTTTTTCGATATTTTGGTGCCTGTTTTTTATATTCAGTTTTGCAGATTTTAATTATGGATCTAAGGATTCAAATTTGTTCCAAGCTTTTTTCTTGCAGTAAAACTCTTACTAGAGACAACTGGAAATAGGAAACCAAGTGAACTACCAGTTTTGTCTTGAACAATCACTACTCTGGTTTTATTATGGCATACCTAAATTTATTCTTAGAGAAAGCTTGACATGCATATTGGATTTGCTTATGTATTGTTTCAGTAACATGATTATATAGTAATCTGTTTATAACTATGTAAGAGCCAATAGGAGACAGAACATTGTAGCTTTATACTACTATTACAGTTATACATGATTCTATATAGCTAAAAATATGTCCTGTTGTATTCAAACGACAGATCCTTCTAATACAACAGCTATACATTGGCAGAGAGATAATATATACTGGTTTCAGTCAGATTTTGTTCTTCATGTCCATATATAAGTTCTCTTATTATCTCTTTGTGTACATCTTCAAATAGCAACTTAATTGGTGTGGAATTTATGTTCCTGGTTTATGTAGCTACATAAATATCAGGAACTATGTTGCAGTGTTTATTCCTTAGCACTTTTGATTTACAAATAAGTCTACTATTGTATAATCCTTGTAACTGAAGTTGGTTGTTCAAGCAAACACAATGTGCACTGACAGAAGATGGCAGGAACAATGGTACACATTCAAGTATGTATCTGCCAAAGTTGATTATGTTTAACTCTAGGCATTGCTATGTAATGGTGTACTATTCTTTGAAGAATTTGTAGGAGGTACTAGAAAAGTATGACTTGATGAGGGATGCCTTGATTTCAAAAGACATCCTGAAAGaatttagtttagtaaaatattgTATAGCCTTCTCGTAAAAGTTTGATACACTTTTCAAGAAAACAAACTTTGGTTAATCATTAAGATATAACTTTTCTCATATTTGAACAACAAGGTTATTTGAGTTCTGCTAAAAAAGGTTATTTTTTGTAACTTTTGCGAACTTTGTGGAAAGAAGCTGCAAATAACTGATTTCGCTGTCAAGTCTACAATTCAATGTTGATCTAGAGGGTGGAATTTTTAAACTTCATTGATGCTTTCTTGTCCGTTTTGATCTAATATCTGTCTGATGTGGTTTGTATAAAGCTTATGGTGGTATAATTAGTTTTGCTTTTTTTAGGATATAATAAGGTTGTAGATAGACGGAGACTGAATTAGTTCACATTACTTTGATGTCTATCGAGCCAATGGGACAACAAAGGTAGTTCCTTCGCACAATTTGAAGAAtgttatttcatattgcatgataTATCTGACTCATTTCAGTGGGCCTTCAGTTAATTTGAGGCATcctttcctaggatcttaccttgATATTCCTCTATTTTCTCCTATTCGTCCCATGCTTTTTTAAGAACTGAAATAATTATAACCAGTGTTACAAATGTTTGCTGAGGAAAAGTCCTTGCAAAAAAGAAGAACCGGAAGAAGGCTTTCTATCTTCACCAGTATTTCCTTTTGTTTCTAATTGTTGGCTCTTTCCTATGGCCTAAGAGTAAGGATTAATGCTTTTGATATCTGATTTGAGAAAACAGCATCATAGAACGTAAGTAGAAGGTAGACTGTAGCATTGATCATTGCTATTTTGTACATAGACAGTTCAACGAACTGCTCTGATAGGGGATGTTGAGGGTGACGACGCCGACGAGCAAGTCGGCGTCTGTAAAGCTTTGCCGGAGCCATTCCAGCTCTTTCAAAGCCACAAGGTGAGCCGGAAGTCCGTGTATATTTGATCGAGCACACTCGCTTCTCTCATAATTCATATAATCATTAGAAGCTCAGAACCAGTCATGCCACAGATATGAAGTGGAATTCATTTGCAGGCAAGGAAGCCGAGGAACCAAGACGCCAACGGTGCGGAGCCGTTTGCCATCGAGAGGACTAGGGCTGCCATCAGGGACCTCTAAACCAAGCTCAACATCTCCCTCCATCAACATCGTGTCCCGGAGGGTCGTCGCCGTTCGTGACGGCGAGCTACTGCCGCCGCATCGTCAGACGGCGAGCTACTGCCGCCGCATCGTCAGCCGCACGGTTAGAGGGAGGCATCAAGGGCCTGCCACCGCTGTCGGGGCCGACATGCGTGCAATTTCTATTAATGCATCTTATGTTGCCAAACAGCAACATGCTCCTGTCGATCCTATATCATTGTGGGCGTGGCATACCAGTTTCTTCCTCAGATGATGTTCCAATATAGTAAGTTCCATCAAGAATTGCATGTACATGTGCCGCTATCTTGATCCAAAAAGGAAAGTAAAAAGGGTGTTCATCTACCTGGCACCGCCCAGATGCCCCTTAAGCGGCGCGCCCGTGGCGCGCCCCAACTACTAGTTCTTACTAAACATGGCTAGATTGGGGGCAATGGAAttaacttcttttctaactttatCAATCAagttttccttgttttttgaccgAATACATTTTTTTCTTCTTGTGAACCAACCAATGGTTTGATGgctaggaggacagtggtatcagCAGCGCACGAGAGTTCGAGTCATGgacttgacattggtgctcgcatttCCCTGAATTTATTTCATGTCtttcggcgatgtgcgttcagtgggaggagacgttccagtCGACAACGAAGGTGTCGGTGTCAATTTTGTCAATCACAAGATGATACGCCGGCTCAGTCTCTTGGCGGTGCTCAtaaggatagggtgtgcgtgtgcgtGTTTATGTGGGTGAGTGTATGCTTGTGTATGTGAGCGATTTTAATTGTAACGTGTTCAAAAAAATATGGATTTTTTCATTCATAACATGCCTATGAAGCTAACCCAAAATCTGACCTacataataaaaaatgatgagCACATATTAGTTGAAACAAATCATATCTATTTTTTAGAAGAGATATATTATATCTATAATATATAGATTTCCTGGACTTGACATACCtttatagaaaaataaaaataaacaagtcACAACAAAAACAACATGA comes from Triticum aestivum cultivar Chinese Spring chromosome 5B, IWGSC CS RefSeq v2.1, whole genome shotgun sequence and encodes:
- the LOC123110670 gene encoding uncharacterized protein, with product MVPDIIVSSRLLLNERCVQPDLRPLVSMFEYSPVLENLTLQLRKICQVIFPSRYLALPNLYIYLNLILTQFALVNTCMMPFLFYKLDVGLVYYADPSQHQARQARRPHASSSSAAAVPNRSPSEQMTVREALSCALDEMSGNASVFLMGEETVQRTALIGDVEGDDADEQVGVCKALPEPFQLFQSHKARKPRNQDANGAEPFAIERTRAAIRDL